The genomic stretch TGCGCGATGTCGATGGCACACCCAACAAGGGCGCAATCGGCGCAAATGGCATATTGGGCGTTTCTCTCGCGGCGGCCAAAGCCGCTGCTGCAGCTTATGGTATGCCCCTCTATCGCTATATCGGTGGAGCCTCGGCGTGTCAATTGCCCGTACCAATGATGAATATTTTGAACGGTGGCGCGCATGCCGATAGCAGTGTTGATCTGCAAGAATTTATGGTCATGCCCGCAGGTGCTGAAAATTTTGCAGAAGGCCTGCGCGCAGGTGCTGAAATTTTTCACGCATTGCGCGACGTACTCAAAAAAGCGGGTTATAGCACGGGCGTAGGAGATGAAGGGGGATTTGCGCCGAGTTTGGGTTCCAATGACGAAGCACTCGATGTCATTGCCGAGGCAATCAAAAATGCCGGCTATGTGCTGGGCGACGATATCTTGCTGGCACTGGACCCCGCATCGAGCGAATTTTACGACGGCGAGCACTACGTATTCAAAAAATCGGATGGATCCAAACGGTCTTCGGCTGATATGACCACATTTTGGAAAGACTGGACGAGCCGGTATCCCATTGTCTCCATCGAAGACGGTTTGGACGAAGACGACTGGGCTGGATGGGCTGCGCTAACAGCCGAATTGGGTGATCGCGTTCAACTGGTCGGCGACGATCTATTTGTCACCAACACAACGCGCTTAAAACGCGGAATCTCAGAAAAAGTGGGCAATTCCATACTCATCAAAGTCAATCAAATCGGAACCCTGACCGAAACATTGGAAGCCATTGAAACGGCCAAACGCGCGGGATATACAGCCGTCATCTCGCATCGCTCGGGCGAAACCGAAGACACGACCATTGCCGATATTGCCGTGGGAACCAATGCCGGACAAATCAAAACCGGATCGGCATCGCGTTCGGACCGCATTGCAAAATACAATCAATTGCTGCGCATCGAAGAAGAATTGGGCGACACTGCTATCTATCCCGGGCGAAACGCCTTTTACAATATCGACATCTCTTAAAGGCACAAAAAGTGAGTGACTTGCTACAAATCGCATCGCCAATTTTACCCGAAGAGACCCGCGCGCGCCTGAACGCAGTGTACGCACAGGTCCCCGCTGTATCGTGTGCAGGTTGCGATGCCCCGGGAAGCTGTTGTGAACTGACAGATGCCGAATACAACGACGATTTTGCAACCATGTATCCGCTCTACGCCGTCGAATACATCAACATCATAGATTATGTGCGCTCGCACTTTGACCCCAAAAAACAGCGAGAACTGCTGAACACAGTTGAAGAACGCCCGCGCCGTTGTCCGTTCTTAACACCCGAAGGCGGCTGCTCAATCCATCCGGCGCGTCCCTTAACCTGTCGCACCTACGGTATTTTGAACCAGGTATCGCAGGTCAACGCCACCGCTGAATCCGCACGCGACCAGGTACCCTGGCAGTGGATATCATCCTTCTTATCCACAGAGCGATACACAGTATGCCCAAAAACCAGATTACAAGAAACCGACAAAGTCGATGCACACATGAAAGCGATGGTATCTCTGGAATACGAGCGCGAATTGATCTATCTGTCGGACACACTGAACTGGTTGGACGCAGACCGTCTAGAACTATTCCAACAAATAACAAA from Gemmatimonadota bacterium encodes the following:
- a CDS encoding phosphopyruvate hydratase is translated as MTKIEAVHAREILDSRGNPTVEADVRLSSGIIGRAAVPSGASTGVHEAVEMRDGQTRYLGKGVKKAVQNVNDKIAKAVVGLDPSDQIKIDQIMRDVDGTPNKGAIGANGILGVSLAAAKAAAAAYGMPLYRYIGGASACQLPVPMMNILNGGAHADSSVDLQEFMVMPAGAENFAEGLRAGAEIFHALRDVLKKAGYSTGVGDEGGFAPSLGSNDEALDVIAEAIKNAGYVLGDDILLALDPASSEFYDGEHYVFKKSDGSKRSSADMTTFWKDWTSRYPIVSIEDGLDEDDWAGWAALTAELGDRVQLVGDDLFVTNTTRLKRGISEKVGNSILIKVNQIGTLTETLEAIETAKRAGYTAVISHRSGETEDTTIADIAVGTNAGQIKTGSASRSDRIAKYNQLLRIEEELGDTAIYPGRNAFYNIDIS
- a CDS encoding YkgJ family cysteine cluster protein, giving the protein MGIAFGPHCKIQSIAAHRRRIGRHCYLSRAKRLLQYRHLLKAQKVSDLLQIASPILPEETRARLNAVYAQVPAVSCAGCDAPGSCCELTDAEYNDDFATMYPLYAVEYINIIDYVRSHFDPKKQRELLNTVEERPRRCPFLTPEGGCSIHPARPLTCRTYGILNQVSQVNATAESARDQVPWQWISSFLSTERYTVCPKTRLQETDKVDAHMKAMVSLEYERELIYLSDTLNWLDADRLELFQQITKKTHPTRWTWGGFNALTQKPLKWVKHHFANFWKASFLGE